One genomic region from Ammospiza caudacuta isolate bAmmCau1 chromosome 1, bAmmCau1.pri, whole genome shotgun sequence encodes:
- the IKZF1 gene encoding DNA-binding protein Ikaros isoform X4: METDEAQDMSQVSGKESPPTSDVPDDPDEPMPIPEDLSTSTGGQQSSKNDRILAAYGAEGFRDFHAIIPKSFSTGNIKIETQSDEENGRACEMNGEECAEDLRMLDAAGEKMNGSHNGPGSKALSGVGGIRLPNGKLKCDICGIICIGPNVLMVHKRSHTGERPFQCNQCGASFTQKGNLLRHIKLHSGEKPFKCHLCNYACRRRDALTGHLRTHSVGKPHKCGYCGRSYKQRSSLEEHKERCHNYLQTMNLSSSIYPVIKDESNQSEMAEDLCKIGSERALVLDRLASNVAKRKSSMPQKFVGDKCLPDLPYDASINYEKENELMQTHVIDQAINNAISYLGAESLRPLVQTPPGGSEGVPVISPMYQLHKPLGDNQIRSNLPQDSAVENLLLLSKAKSVSSERDVSPSNSCQDSTDTESNNEERSGLIYLTNHIGAHARNGISIKEENRQYDVLRAGTDNSQDAFKVISSNGEQVRVYKCEHCRVLFLDHVMYTIHMGCHGFRDPFECNMCGYHSQDRYEFSSHITRGEHRFHMG; encoded by the exons ctgcaTACGGGGCGGAAGGCTTTAGGGACTTTCATGCAATAATTCCCAAATCTTTTTCCA CTGGTAATATTAAAATAGAGACTCAGAGTGATGAAGAGAATGGGCGTGCCTGTGAAATGAATGGGGAAGAATGTGCGGAGGATTTACGAATGCTTGATGCCGCAGGAGAGAAAATGAATGGCTCACACAATGGCCCAGGCAGCAAGGCTTTGTCAGGAGTTGGAGGCATTCGACTTCCTAACGGAAAGCTAAAATGTGATATCTGTGGGATAATTTGCATCGGTCCCAATGTGCTCATGGTTCACAAACGAAGCCACACTG GAGAACGCCCTTTCCAGTGCAATCAGTGTGGAGCCTCCTTCACCCAGAAGGGCAACCTCCTGCGCCACATAAAGCTGCACTCAGGTGAAAAGCCCTTCAAGTGTCACCTGTGTAACTATGCTTGCCGCCGCAGGGATGCCCTCACGGGACACCTGAGGACTCACTCAG TTGGCAAACCCCATAAGTGTGGATACTGTGGTCGCAGTTACAAGCAGCGCAGCTCTTTGGAAGAACATAAAGAACGCTGCCATAACTACCTTCAAACCATGAATCTCTCAAGCAGCATCTATCCAG TCATAAAAGACGAAAGTAACCAGAGTGAAATGGCTGAAGACCTGTGCAAGATAGGGTCAGAAAGAGCCCTCGTGCTGGATAGACTAGCAAGTAACGTCGCCAAACGTAAGAGCTCTATGCCTCAGAAATTTGTTG GTGACAAATGCTTGCCTGATCTTCCATACGATGCCAGCATCAACTACGAGAAGGAGAATGAGCTGATGCAGACGCACGTGATCGACCAGGCCATCAACAACGCCATCAGTTACCTGGGGGCAGAGTCCCTGCGCCCCCTCGTCCAGACACCGCCGGGCGGCTCTGAGGGAGTGCCCGTCATCAGCCCCATGTACCAGCTCCACAAACCTCTTGGGGACAATCAGATTCGCTCCAACCTCCCTCAGGACAGCGCAGTGGAAAACTTGTTGCTGCTTTCCAAAGCCAAGTCTGTCTCCTCGGAACGAGATGTCTCTCCCAGCAACAGCTGCCAAGACTCAACAGATACAGAGAGCAATAATGAGGAGCGCAGTGGTTTGATCTACCTGACAAACCACATAGGTGCCCATGCAAGAAATGGCATCTctataaaagaagaaaacaggcAATACGATGTCTTGAGAGCAGGCACTGACAATTCCCAGGATGCTTTCAAAGTGATCAGCAGCAATGGGGAGCAAGTAAGGGTTTACAAGTGTGAACACTGTCGAGTCCTTTTCTTGGATCACGTGATGTATACGATCCATATGGGCTGCCACGGGTTCCGTGATCCTTTTGAATGCAACATGTGTGGCTaccacagccaggacaggtacGAATTCTCTTCCCACATAACTCGAGGGGAGCACCGTTTCCACATGGGCTaa